A single window of Candidatus Methylomirabilota bacterium DNA harbors:
- a CDS encoding phenylacetate--CoA ligase has product MIDATAIERSSRPDLTALQLRRLRRAVAWAAERVPLYRERLARAGVHSDDLQSLDDLRRLPFTDKSDFRDTYPYGLLAVPLERIVRIHASSGTTGKPTVVAYTRGDLETWSEVMARTLQMGGVGSADVVHNAYGYGLFTGGLGFHYGAERVGAAVIPMSGGFTERQLTAFTDFGSSVLCCTPSYALHLAEALGDAGIATKDLRLRVGFFGAEPWTEAMRDAIESRLDVMALNIYGLSEVIGPGVAVECPERRGMHVAEDHFLPEIVDPATLEPVPPGVTGELVFTTLTKEALPLLRYRTRDLTAIDPAPCPCGRTLVRIGRIMARTDDMLIVRGVNVYPSQIEHALLGVPGLAPHYLLVLRRESALDALEVRVETASGGEGPAAGALSTLARRRIHEITGITADVSVVSPRTLERSVGKAKRVLDLRNGRR; this is encoded by the coding sequence CAGCTCCGCCGGCTCCGCCGGGCGGTGGCGTGGGCAGCCGAACGCGTGCCGCTCTACCGAGAGCGGCTGGCCCGAGCCGGCGTCCACTCCGACGACCTCCAATCTCTCGACGACCTCCGCCGCCTGCCCTTCACGGACAAGAGCGACTTCCGCGACACGTACCCCTACGGGCTGCTGGCCGTGCCCCTCGAGCGGATCGTCCGCATCCACGCCTCCTCGGGAACGACGGGCAAGCCGACGGTCGTCGCCTACACCCGGGGCGACCTCGAGACCTGGAGCGAGGTCATGGCGCGTACGCTCCAGATGGGCGGCGTCGGCTCCGCCGACGTCGTCCACAACGCTTACGGGTACGGGCTCTTCACCGGCGGGCTGGGCTTCCACTACGGCGCCGAGCGTGTGGGCGCCGCGGTGATCCCGATGTCGGGGGGCTTCACCGAACGCCAGCTGACGGCCTTTACCGATTTCGGCTCCAGCGTCCTCTGCTGCACCCCGTCCTATGCGCTTCACCTGGCCGAGGCCCTCGGGGATGCGGGAATCGCCACCAAGGACCTCCGGCTGCGCGTGGGCTTCTTTGGCGCCGAGCCGTGGACGGAGGCGATGCGTGACGCCATCGAGAGCCGGCTCGACGTCATGGCGCTCAACATCTACGGTCTCAGCGAGGTGATCGGACCCGGCGTGGCGGTGGAATGCCCGGAGCGCCGGGGCATGCACGTGGCCGAGGACCACTTTCTGCCCGAGATCGTGGACCCGGCCACGCTGGAGCCCGTCCCGCCCGGCGTCACCGGGGAGCTGGTCTTCACCACCCTGACCAAAGAGGCCTTGCCCCTGCTGCGCTACCGGACTCGCGATCTCACCGCAATCGACCCCGCGCCCTGCCCGTGCGGCCGGACGCTCGTCCGGATCGGGCGGATCATGGCCCGAACGGACGACATGCTCATCGTCCGCGGCGTCAATGTCTACCCCTCGCAGATCGAGCACGCGTTGCTCGGCGTTCCCGGGCTGGCCCCTCACTACCTGCTGGTACTCCGGCGCGAGAGCGCGCTCGACGCGCTGGAAGTGCGGGTCGAGACCGCCAGCGGCGGCGAGGGCCCGGCGGCCGGCGCGCTCAGCACGCTGGCACGTCGGAGGATCCACGAAATCACCGGGATCACGGCCGACGTGAGCGTCGTGTCGCCCAGAACCCTGGAGCGGAGCGTGGGCAAGGCCAAGCGGGTGCTGGATCTACGGAACGGGCGACGATGA
- a CDS encoding enoyl-CoA hydratase-related protein, protein MSRAASPSDFRFLRYADERDIVRITLARPPLNILTIEVLHELGEALERAAARPALKALVLAAEGKAFCAGVAVEDHLGEQARPMLEAFHHVFRRLRALDCATLAAVQGAALGGGAELATFCDLVVAAESATFGQPEIKVGVFPPIAALRYPARIGPARTLRLLLSGDVIDATEAERIGLVDRVVPAARLDDVVESELARFRALSAVVLRLTKRAVLATAGLDFAEGLALLEELYHDELMTTADAEEGLRAFVEKRRPVWRDR, encoded by the coding sequence ATGAGCAGGGCGGCCTCCCCGAGCGACTTCCGGTTCCTCCGTTACGCCGACGAGCGGGACATCGTCAGGATCACGCTGGCCCGGCCGCCGCTCAACATTCTCACCATCGAGGTGCTGCACGAGCTCGGCGAGGCCCTCGAGCGGGCGGCGGCCCGGCCGGCCCTGAAGGCGCTCGTGCTGGCGGCCGAGGGCAAGGCGTTCTGCGCCGGGGTCGCCGTGGAAGACCACCTGGGCGAGCAAGCGCGGCCGATGCTGGAGGCCTTTCACCACGTCTTCCGCCGACTGCGCGCGCTCGACTGCGCCACCCTGGCCGCCGTGCAGGGCGCGGCGCTCGGCGGCGGCGCCGAGCTGGCCACCTTCTGCGACCTCGTCGTGGCCGCCGAGTCGGCAACCTTCGGCCAGCCCGAGATCAAAGTGGGCGTCTTTCCGCCCATCGCCGCGCTGCGATATCCGGCTCGAATCGGGCCGGCCCGCACGTTGCGCCTGCTCCTGTCCGGCGACGTGATCGACGCCACCGAGGCGGAGCGGATCGGTCTGGTCGACCGCGTGGTGCCAGCGGCCCGCCTCGACGATGTCGTGGAATCGGAGCTGGCCCGCTTCCGCGCATTGAGCGCGGTCGTGCTCCGCCTCACCAAGCGCGCCGTACTTGCCACCGCCGGGCTCGACTTCGCCGAGGGGCTGGCCCTGCTCGAGGAGCTCTATCACGACGAGCTGATGACCACCGCCGACGCCGAAGAGGGTCTGCGTGCCTTCGTCGAGAAGCGCAGGCCGGTGTGGCGGGATCGCTGA